A region of Plantactinospora sp. BC1 DNA encodes the following proteins:
- a CDS encoding ABC transporter ATP-binding protein, which yields MIRLSGVSRTFGGRSGSVEALRRIDLDVAEGEFLAVVGRSGCGKSTLLRLVAGLLPVTEGEIRVADEVVTRPRRDIAMVFQRPALLPWRSVLDNVMLPTEIFGWSKAAHRDRARELLSMVGLSEFEKRLPHELSGGMQQRVSLCRALIQQPKVLLMDEPFSALDALTREELSVELQRIHMEHSATIVFVTHSIDEAVLLADRVVVLSPRPGQIRKVLDINIPRPRSLGRNAHFEDVARASAELHELLIDHPESGPGLALSGSGQADQQR from the coding sequence ATGATCCGACTCTCCGGAGTATCCCGGACCTTCGGTGGTCGGTCCGGTTCCGTCGAGGCGCTGCGGCGGATCGACCTCGACGTCGCCGAGGGCGAGTTCCTCGCCGTGGTGGGCCGCTCCGGCTGCGGCAAGTCCACCCTGCTGCGCCTGGTCGCCGGTCTGCTGCCGGTGACCGAGGGCGAGATCCGGGTGGCGGACGAGGTCGTCACCCGGCCACGGCGCGACATCGCCATGGTCTTCCAGCGCCCGGCGCTGCTGCCCTGGCGGTCGGTCCTCGACAACGTCATGCTGCCCACCGAGATCTTCGGCTGGAGCAAGGCCGCGCACCGCGACCGGGCCCGCGAACTGCTGTCGATGGTCGGGCTCAGCGAGTTCGAGAAGCGGCTTCCGCACGAACTCTCCGGCGGCATGCAGCAGCGGGTGTCGCTGTGCCGGGCCCTGATCCAGCAGCCGAAGGTGCTGCTGATGGACGAGCCGTTCTCCGCGCTGGACGCGCTGACCCGGGAGGAACTCTCGGTCGAACTCCAGCGGATTCACATGGAGCACTCGGCGACGATCGTCTTCGTCACCCACTCGATCGACGAGGCGGTGCTGCTCGCCGACCGGGTCGTCGTACTCAGTCCGCGCCCCGGGCAGATCCGCAAGGTGCTCGACATCAACATCCCGCGTCCCCGCTCCCTGGGCCGCAACGCGCACTTCGAGGACGTCGCCCGGGCCAGCGCGGAACTGCACGAACTCCTGATCGACCACCCCGAGAGCGGCCCCGGCCTGGCCCTGAGCGGCAGCGGCCAGGCGGACCAGCAGCGCTGA
- the thiD gene encoding bifunctional hydroxymethylpyrimidine kinase/phosphomethylpyrimidine kinase — translation MTPPVVLTVAGSDSGAGAGIQADLKVFAALGVYGTSVLTAVTAQNTHEVRAVFPVSAEMVSAQLDALTEDLPPLAVKTGMLGDAEIAAAVAGAARAGLLPNLVVDPVLVSTSGARLGVVGAIERLLPYALVATPNRAEAAAILGRTVSGPDEMAQAARQLAAGGPRYVVVTGGDSDDSGLATGGGEAFGGAVDALWTGAEVRLLRGPWVPTRNTHGTGCSFSAAIAARLTLGDQVPEAVAFAKEYVTRALLGARNWSLGRGHGPLDHFGTSGTAAGVGSGPSSGSGSSSGSGSSSTGRLS, via the coding sequence GTGACCCCGCCGGTGGTGCTGACCGTGGCCGGCTCCGACTCCGGGGCGGGCGCGGGAATCCAGGCCGACCTGAAGGTCTTCGCCGCGCTCGGGGTCTACGGCACGTCGGTGCTCACCGCGGTCACCGCGCAGAACACCCACGAGGTACGGGCGGTCTTCCCGGTCTCCGCCGAGATGGTGAGCGCCCAACTCGACGCGTTGACCGAGGACCTGCCGCCGCTGGCGGTGAAGACCGGGATGCTCGGCGACGCCGAGATCGCGGCCGCGGTGGCCGGAGCCGCCCGGGCCGGCCTGCTGCCGAACCTGGTGGTCGACCCGGTGCTCGTCTCGACCAGCGGAGCCCGGCTCGGCGTGGTCGGGGCGATCGAGCGGCTGCTGCCGTACGCCCTGGTGGCGACGCCGAACCGGGCGGAGGCGGCGGCGATCCTCGGCCGTACCGTCTCCGGTCCCGACGAGATGGCGCAGGCGGCCCGGCAGCTCGCCGCGGGCGGCCCCCGATACGTCGTGGTGACCGGCGGCGACAGCGACGACTCGGGGCTCGCGACCGGCGGCGGCGAGGCGTTCGGCGGCGCCGTCGACGCGCTCTGGACCGGCGCCGAGGTGCGGCTGTTGCGCGGGCCGTGGGTGCCGACCCGGAACACCCACGGCACCGGCTGCTCGTTCTCGGCCGCGATCGCCGCCCGACTGACCCTCGGCGACCAGGTGCCGGAGGCGGTGGCCTTCGCCAAGGAGTACGTCACCCGCGCGCTGCTCGGTGCCCGGAACTGGTCGTTGGGGCGCGGTCACGGGCCGCTGGACCACTTCGGCACCTCCGGTACGGCGGCGGGCGTCGGGTCCGGCCCGTCCAGCGGGTCCGGTTCATCCAGCGGATCCGGCTCATCCAGCACAGGGAGGTTGTCATGA
- the thiS gene encoding sulfur carrier protein ThiS: MELTVNGVEERLPGELTVAELVQRITSAHRGVAVAVNGEVVPRGGWPARQLRDGDRVEVLTAAQGG; encoded by the coding sequence GTGGAGCTGACCGTGAACGGAGTCGAAGAGCGGCTGCCCGGCGAGTTGACCGTGGCGGAGCTGGTGCAGCGGATCACCAGCGCACACCGGGGCGTGGCGGTCGCGGTCAACGGCGAGGTGGTGCCGCGCGGCGGCTGGCCGGCCCGGCAACTCCGGGACGGCGACCGGGTCGAGGTGCTGACCGCGGCGCAGGGCGGGTGA
- a CDS encoding MFS transporter produces the protein MAYRTWGRVLLAALLVGIVSGAGQLGIAYGLGLVRFNRGFDGATVNHWPAQLGWVGWFAMVAAVLGAMLADRLARRYTLPSTLGNRAVISALAALGALAVAPLSMQPARAAQVASADPVSLTGVAALIGAGVGFVAALAALSQRPVVWNIGAVTGAIWFLAVLSVLPSLGPTDPLPAVRLGGVDPSWLSAGTSQRLAVVTMPALALVAGALTGALARRRELPTPVVASCGVAGPAMLALAYLVAGPGDSADAYQAAPYWGALIAVGAGALGSVLAAWARWPLTTTTPALATGAPEQAGTADPTATDPTAAHPTAADPTAAATLGGTAGTAATAERGSGGTPGESGTARTPDGSGSGRTSGADGVDDAPTETIPTVTSPSGGGTSAAPTWRLGVPRDEPPAGAGGSASDPSTGPTPARTWTPGTAAAGGRPASEPTRPSAEQPPSPGSWSFDIGRGVPSPRTSTEDSTPTDRFGSPVPTVPESGQRSGPESAGPAGGGPGAAATDAGFSGGWAGARRLRTEDFWPTTTPPVAPSTPVGGTGPSTPTAATPSTTPSTTPSTTPEPPATATPPAVTSTPPSAPPPPSAPPPPSAPPPPSAPPPPSAPPPPSATPSRSDDVWDAFTPVSRPRPDRVEPTAESTKTGPVSEATTGPATESTTRRATESTTGPAIGSAHRTGEGGAAPTPGPAPTSDPATSDPATSGTVASGTVASGTGRGDLGSGSNDVGRVGDDRSYPSGTGSGSIPAQWGGIGATPGRAPVGSGGTGAGSAETGRNRTEPSGADPTRTERIPPIPVVAGDGPGQVGDTPDQLGVTSGRAAAPDRGTPPAGPAPGRGMSPAEPAPGRSAPSAELGPHRGTPPAELGPDRGTPPAGPRPDRGTPPAGPGPETTAEVESGSGTGDAQRPAGRLRRGLFRRNRGGTDAAEQTGTVETGKGDSKQDKGESKPGRGESKQREAKGRNRTEEPVPARDEEYVDWVSGLSEPDPAADDLGLDRSVRRSLRSTGRHHAD, from the coding sequence ATGGCCTACCGGACCTGGGGCAGAGTGCTGCTCGCCGCACTCCTCGTCGGGATCGTCAGCGGCGCCGGCCAGCTGGGGATCGCGTACGGCCTCGGCCTCGTCCGCTTCAACCGCGGTTTCGACGGCGCCACGGTGAACCACTGGCCCGCCCAGCTCGGCTGGGTCGGCTGGTTCGCCATGGTGGCGGCCGTGCTCGGCGCGATGCTGGCGGACCGGCTCGCCCGCAGGTACACCCTACCCAGCACGCTCGGCAACCGAGCCGTCATCTCCGCGCTCGCCGCCCTCGGCGCACTCGCGGTGGCCCCGCTCTCCATGCAGCCCGCCCGGGCGGCGCAGGTCGCCTCGGCAGACCCGGTCAGCCTGACCGGGGTGGCCGCGTTGATCGGTGCCGGGGTCGGGTTCGTCGCCGCCCTGGCCGCGCTCAGCCAGCGTCCGGTGGTCTGGAACATCGGGGCGGTGACCGGGGCGATCTGGTTCCTCGCCGTACTCTCCGTACTCCCCTCGCTCGGCCCCACCGACCCGCTGCCCGCCGTCCGGCTCGGCGGCGTCGACCCGAGCTGGCTCAGCGCCGGTACCAGCCAGCGGCTGGCGGTGGTCACCATGCCGGCGCTGGCCCTGGTCGCGGGCGCCCTCACCGGTGCCCTGGCCCGGCGGCGCGAGCTGCCGACGCCGGTGGTCGCCAGCTGCGGGGTGGCGGGCCCGGCGATGCTCGCCCTGGCGTACCTCGTCGCCGGCCCGGGTGACTCGGCCGACGCCTACCAGGCGGCACCGTACTGGGGCGCACTGATCGCCGTCGGTGCCGGTGCGCTGGGTTCGGTGCTTGCGGCGTGGGCCCGCTGGCCGCTGACCACGACCACCCCGGCGCTGGCCACGGGCGCCCCGGAGCAGGCCGGCACAGCCGACCCGACCGCAACCGACCCGACCGCAGCCCACCCGACCGCAGCCGACCCGACCGCAGCCGCGACGCTCGGCGGCACCGCCGGCACGGCGGCGACCGCAGAGCGTGGCAGCGGCGGAACGCCAGGTGAGAGCGGCACCGCCAGGACGCCGGACGGGAGCGGCAGCGGCCGGACGTCCGGTGCCGATGGCGTCGACGACGCACCCACCGAGACCATCCCGACGGTGACCTCGCCGAGCGGCGGCGGTACCTCGGCCGCCCCGACCTGGCGGCTGGGCGTCCCGCGCGACGAACCCCCGGCCGGTGCCGGCGGCAGCGCCAGCGACCCGAGTACCGGACCGACACCGGCCCGCACCTGGACACCTGGTACGGCGGCGGCCGGCGGGCGACCGGCCAGCGAGCCGACGAGGCCCTCGGCTGAGCAGCCGCCGAGTCCCGGAAGCTGGTCGTTCGACATCGGCAGGGGCGTACCGTCCCCGCGTACCTCCACGGAGGATTCGACCCCCACCGACCGGTTCGGGTCACCGGTGCCGACCGTGCCCGAAAGCGGTCAGCGAAGCGGCCCGGAATCGGCCGGTCCGGCCGGCGGCGGACCTGGCGCGGCTGCGACGGATGCCGGGTTCTCGGGCGGTTGGGCCGGTGCCCGCCGACTTCGCACCGAGGACTTCTGGCCGACCACGACGCCGCCGGTCGCGCCGTCGACGCCGGTGGGGGGCACGGGACCGTCGACACCAACTGCGGCAACGCCCTCGACAACGCCCTCGACAACGCCCTCGACAACGCCGGAGCCACCGGCCACTGCGACGCCACCGGCGGTGACGTCCACACCACCGTCCGCGCCACCGCCGCCGTCCGCGCCACCGCCGCCGTCCGCGCCACCGCCGCCGTCCGCGCCACCGCCGCCGTCCGCGCCACCGCCGCCGTCCGCGACACCGTCCCGTAGCGACGACGTCTGGGACGCCTTCACGCCGGTCAGCCGTCCCCGCCCCGACCGTGTCGAACCGACGGCCGAATCGACGAAGACCGGACCGGTGTCCGAAGCGACGACCGGACCGGCAACCGAATCGACGACCAGACGGGCGACCGAATCGACGACCGGACCGGCGATCGGATCGGCGCACCGGACGGGCGAGGGTGGTGCGGCCCCCACCCCCGGTCCGGCTCCTACCTCCGACCCCGCCACCTCCGACCCCGCCACCTCCGGGACCGTCGCCTCCGGCACTGTCGCCTCCGGCACCGGCCGGGGCGACCTCGGCAGCGGGTCGAACGACGTCGGCCGGGTCGGCGACGACCGGTCGTACCCGAGCGGAACGGGATCGGGCAGTATCCCCGCGCAGTGGGGCGGGATCGGGGCGACACCGGGTCGGGCTCCGGTCGGGTCGGGTGGGACGGGAGCCGGATCGGCCGAGACGGGACGGAACCGAACGGAGCCGAGCGGAGCAGACCCCACCCGTACCGAACGGATCCCGCCCATCCCGGTGGTCGCCGGGGATGGCCCGGGCCAGGTCGGGGATACGCCGGACCAGCTCGGGGTTACCTCGGGCCGGGCCGCCGCCCCGGATCGCGGCACGCCCCCGGCCGGACCCGCACCTGGTCGCGGCATGTCCCCGGCCGAACCCGCCCCTGGTCGCAGTGCGCCCTCGGCCGAACTCGGCCCGCATCGAGGCACGCCGCCGGCCGAACTCGGGCCGGATCGTGGCACGCCGCCGGCCGGACCCAGGCCGGATCGTGGCACGCCGCCGGCCGGACCCGGGCCGGAGACCACCGCCGAGGTCGAGTCCGGGTCGGGCACCGGAGACGCGCAGCGGCCGGCGGGGCGGCTCCGTCGCGGCCTGTTCCGGCGCAACCGGGGTGGTACCGACGCCGCCGAGCAGACCGGCACCGTCGAGACCGGCAAGGGCGACTCGAAGCAGGACAAGGGAGAGTCGAAGCCGGGCAGGGGCGAGTCGAAGCAGCGGGAGGCGAAGGGCCGCAACCGTACGGAGGAACCGGTGCCTGCCCGCGACGAGGAGTACGTCGACTGGGTGAGCGGGCTCAGCGAGCCCGACCCGGCGGCGGACGACCTCGGGCTGGACCGGAGCGTACGCCGTTCGCTGCGCTCGACCGGCCGGCACCACGCCGACTGA
- a CDS encoding thiazole synthase → MSIGAPDPEPGFVLAGEKFDSRLILGTGGATSPYVLEQTIRASGSELVTVSLRRIDSNATMGGGVLEVLGRCGVRLLPNTAGCRTAAEAITVAQLAREAFETSWIKLEVIGDERTLLPDAVELVSAAERLVADGFTVLPYVTDDPVLARRMQDLGCAAVMPAGAPIGSGLGINNPHNLRLLRQNVDVPVILDAGVGTASDAALAMELGCDAVMLASAVTRAADPVRMATAMRFAIEAGRLAAGAGRIPRRFHALASTPDEGRPEL, encoded by the coding sequence ATGTCGATCGGAGCACCCGACCCCGAACCCGGATTCGTGCTCGCCGGTGAGAAGTTCGACTCCCGGCTGATCCTCGGCACCGGCGGGGCGACCAGCCCGTACGTGCTTGAGCAGACGATCCGGGCCAGCGGCAGTGAACTGGTCACCGTCTCGCTGCGCCGGATCGACAGCAACGCCACCATGGGCGGCGGAGTGCTGGAGGTACTCGGCCGGTGCGGCGTACGGCTGCTGCCGAACACCGCCGGCTGCCGTACCGCCGCCGAGGCGATCACCGTGGCGCAGCTCGCCCGGGAGGCGTTCGAGACGTCGTGGATCAAGCTGGAGGTGATCGGCGACGAGCGGACCCTGCTGCCGGACGCGGTCGAGCTGGTCAGCGCCGCCGAGCGGCTGGTCGCCGACGGGTTCACGGTGCTGCCGTACGTCACCGACGACCCGGTGCTGGCCCGCCGGATGCAGGATCTCGGCTGTGCTGCGGTGATGCCGGCGGGCGCGCCGATCGGTTCCGGGCTGGGCATCAACAACCCGCACAACCTGCGGCTGCTGCGGCAGAACGTGGACGTACCGGTGATCCTGGACGCGGGCGTCGGCACCGCCTCGGACGCGGCGCTGGCGATGGAACTCGGCTGCGACGCGGTGATGCTGGCCAGCGCCGTCACCCGGGCGGCCGACCCGGTACGGATGGCCACCGCCATGCGGTTCGCCATCGAGGCGGGCCGGCTGGCCGCCGGGGCGGGACGGATCCCCCGACGCTTCCACGCGCTGGCCTCCACCCCGGACGAGGGGCGGCCCGAGCTGTGA
- the thiC gene encoding phosphomethylpyrimidine synthase ThiC, protein MNARRKVYVTGARPDVRVPFAEVELAGDEPPVRLYDTSGPGSDPAEGLPPLRGAWIAERGDVAPVRGAGTPLAGRDGARPTQLGYARAGIVTPEMEFVAVREGMPAEVVRDEIAAGRAVLPLNVNHPECEPAIIGKRFLVKVNANIGTSAVTSSIAEEVEKLTWATRWGADTVMDLSTGKRIHETREAIIRNSPVPIGTVPIYQALEKVGGDPVKLSWEVFRETVIEQAEQGVDYMTVHSGVRLGYVPLAVNRVTGIVSRGGSIMAAWCLAHHEENFLYTNFAELCEILARYDVTFSLGDGLRPGSIADANDEAQFAELRTLGELTSVAWEHGVQVMIEGPGHVPMHKIKENVDLQQELCHEAPFYTLGPLTTDIAPAYDHITSAIGAAMIGMFGTAMLCYVTPKEHLGLPDRDDVKAGVIAYKIAAHAADLAKGHPGAQAWDDALSKARFEFRWEDQFNLSLDPETARAYHDATLPATPAKTAHFCSMCGPKFCSMKITQELKEYAAQGMQEKSTEFLASGGKVYLPLA, encoded by the coding sequence ATGAACGCTCGTCGCAAGGTGTACGTGACGGGGGCGCGTCCGGACGTCCGGGTGCCGTTCGCGGAGGTCGAACTGGCCGGCGACGAACCACCGGTACGGCTCTACGACACGTCCGGTCCCGGCTCGGACCCCGCCGAGGGGCTGCCTCCGCTGCGCGGGGCGTGGATCGCGGAACGCGGCGACGTGGCACCGGTACGCGGTGCCGGCACCCCGCTGGCCGGCCGGGACGGCGCCCGACCCACCCAACTCGGCTACGCCCGGGCCGGGATCGTCACCCCGGAGATGGAGTTCGTGGCGGTCCGGGAGGGGATGCCGGCCGAGGTGGTCCGGGACGAGATCGCGGCCGGCCGGGCGGTACTGCCGCTGAACGTCAACCACCCCGAGTGCGAGCCGGCGATCATCGGCAAGCGGTTCCTGGTGAAGGTCAACGCCAACATCGGCACCTCGGCGGTCACCTCGTCGATCGCCGAGGAGGTGGAGAAGCTGACCTGGGCCACCCGGTGGGGTGCGGACACCGTGATGGACCTCTCCACCGGCAAGCGGATCCACGAGACCCGGGAAGCCATCATCCGCAACTCCCCGGTGCCGATCGGGACCGTTCCGATCTACCAGGCCCTGGAGAAGGTCGGCGGTGACCCGGTGAAGCTCTCCTGGGAGGTCTTCCGGGAGACCGTGATCGAGCAGGCCGAGCAGGGCGTCGACTACATGACGGTGCACTCCGGGGTACGCCTCGGCTACGTGCCGCTGGCGGTCAACCGGGTCACCGGGATCGTCTCCCGGGGCGGCTCGATCATGGCGGCCTGGTGCCTGGCGCACCACGAGGAGAACTTCCTCTACACCAACTTCGCCGAACTCTGCGAGATCCTCGCCCGCTACGACGTCACGTTCTCGCTCGGCGACGGGCTGCGGCCCGGATCGATCGCGGACGCGAACGACGAGGCGCAGTTCGCCGAGCTGCGTACCCTCGGGGAGCTGACCTCGGTGGCCTGGGAGCACGGCGTACAGGTGATGATCGAGGGGCCGGGCCACGTGCCGATGCACAAGATCAAGGAGAACGTGGACCTCCAGCAGGAGCTGTGCCACGAGGCACCGTTCTACACCCTCGGGCCGCTGACCACGGACATCGCCCCGGCGTACGACCACATCACCTCGGCGATCGGCGCCGCGATGATCGGCATGTTCGGTACCGCCATGCTCTGCTACGTCACCCCCAAGGAGCACCTTGGGCTGCCGGACCGGGACGACGTCAAGGCGGGGGTGATCGCGTACAAGATCGCGGCGCACGCCGCCGACCTGGCCAAGGGGCACCCCGGGGCGCAGGCCTGGGACGACGCGCTGTCGAAGGCGCGGTTCGAGTTCCGCTGGGAGGACCAGTTCAACCTGTCGCTGGACCCGGAGACCGCCCGGGCGTACCACGACGCCACCCTGCCGGCGACGCCCGCCAAGACGGCACACTTCTGCTCCATGTGCGGCCCGAAGTTCTGCTCCATGAAAATCACCCAGGAGCTGAAGGAGTACGCGGCACAGGGCATGCAGGAGAAGTCGACCGAGTTCCTGGCCTCGGGCGGCAAGGTGTACCTGCCACTGGCCTGA
- a CDS encoding thiamine phosphate synthase — MTGPRGIVLVTDRWQANRPLDEVVRAAVDGGVRWVLLRERDLPRPERLDLARRLRAILAPVRGTLLVAGPDPLDGDAVHLPAAGPYPAPALPLVGRSCHDLAELGRLCTEDYVTLSPVYPSPSKPGYGPPLGPAGLAGLVTRSPVPVVALGGIGTPEQVDACLAAGAAGAAVMGAVMRSADPARLVRDLCAAVQARAGVPVPAAPAAERSR, encoded by the coding sequence GTGACCGGGCCCCGGGGAATCGTGCTGGTCACCGACCGGTGGCAGGCGAACCGGCCGCTCGACGAGGTGGTCCGGGCCGCGGTCGACGGCGGGGTCCGATGGGTACTGCTGCGGGAGCGGGACCTGCCCCGACCCGAGCGGCTCGACCTGGCCCGGCGGCTGCGCGCGATCCTCGCCCCGGTGCGCGGCACCCTGCTGGTCGCCGGGCCGGACCCGCTCGACGGCGACGCGGTGCACCTGCCGGCCGCCGGCCCCTATCCGGCACCGGCGCTGCCGCTGGTCGGCCGCTCCTGCCACGACCTCGCCGAGCTGGGGCGACTCTGCACGGAGGACTACGTGACGCTCTCGCCGGTCTATCCGAGCCCGTCCAAGCCCGGATACGGCCCGCCGCTCGGCCCCGCCGGCCTGGCCGGGCTGGTCACCCGCAGCCCGGTACCGGTGGTCGCGCTCGGCGGCATCGGCACACCCGAACAGGTCGACGCCTGCCTGGCGGCGGGTGCGGCCGGTGCGGCGGTGATGGGTGCGGTGATGCGCTCGGCCGACCCGGCCCGGCTGGTCCGCGACCTCTGCGCGGCCGTCCAGGCCCGGGCCGGTGTGCCGGTACCGGCCGCTCCGGCAGCGGAGCGTTCGCGGTGA